A genomic region of Pristiophorus japonicus isolate sPriJap1 chromosome 20, sPriJap1.hap1, whole genome shotgun sequence contains the following coding sequences:
- the LOC139232805 gene encoding probable G-protein coupled receptor 139, which produces MKPVDAALLTPFKDVIVFVPVHTVNLVAIVILNRGKCGLSKCITRYLVAMATADLMVIVCDVILCWITDLYWWNTFLYYTPVCRFIHFLARTAIDSSVWLTVAFTFDRFVAICCQKLKTKYCTERTAAVVIVTVSALFCLKNIPWPFVYTPYITANNIPRGCRAKVQFYIAPTWRAFSWFEQLLTPLLPFCVILLLNALTVRLILVASRARRSLRDGSNGKKDQDPEMRNRRRSIVLLFALSGSFILLWMSTVVYFFLYRITSAFRHRLLFSPFQKFEHAGIMLQLLSSCTNTAIYTVTQSKFREEMINVLKYPFTLFHKSVELCKWQD; this is translated from the coding sequence ATGAAGCCAGTTGATGCTGCACTCTTGACTCCGTTTAAAGATGTGATTGTTTTTGTTCCTGTACACACAGTGAACttggtggcgattgtgatcctgaaccggggaaagtgcggcctctccaaatgcatcactcgctacctggtggccatggcgacAGCGGATCTGATGGTGATTGTCTGTGATGTGATATTATGTTGGATCACTGACCTGTATTGGTGGAACACTTTCCTGTACTACACTCCCGTGTGCAGATTCATTCACTTCCTGGCTCGGACTGCCATAGACAGTTCTGTTTGGTTAACGgtcgcttttacctttgatcggtttgtagccatttgttgtcagaagctgaaaaccaaatattgcaccgagagaaccgcGGCTGTGGTTATAGTGACCGTTAGTGCGCTGTTCTGTTTAAAGAACATTCCCTGGCCTTTCGTGTATACTCCTTATATTACAGCTAATAACATACCGCGGGGTTGCCGTGCAAAAGTACAGTTTTATATTGCACCCACATGGAGAGCTTTTTCTTGGTTTGAACAGCTGTTAACCCCATTGCTTCCCTTCTGTGTGATTTTACTTTTGAACGCTCTCACCGTCAGActcattttagtggccagtcgggCCCGAAGGAGCCTCCGGGATGGCAGCAATGGTAAGAAAGACCAGGACCCCGAGATGAGGAACCGCAGAAGGTCCATTGTTTTACTATTTGCTCTATCCGGCAGTTTCATTCTGCTCTGGATGTCAACCGTTGTATATTTCTTCTTATATCGAATTACAAGCGCTTTTCGTCACAGGTTGTTGTTTAGCCCTTTTCAAAAGTTTGAACACGCGGGaattatgcttcagctcctgagttcctGCACAAACACGGCCATTTACACAGTGACCCAGAGTAAGTTCAGGGAGGAGATGATCAATGTGCTCAAATATCCCTTTACACTATTTCATAAATCAGTTGAATTATGCAAGTGGCAGgactga